The region cattcaacagtgtaacaatttgacaaaacaatttcgcaaactatttacaaatgtgtgcaactgtggtactacttacaattatgtggatgtttcaaatacagtttttctttttgtaacactgccctgcgtgcaaggagacggagcaggatttgcacaacagatacgtttcacttcgattgtccgtttcgcgtgcagacgttacactttcttgacggcctttttttccggggaatagcaagtagcagactgtacccactcctccgatgaatatgcactggactcggggtactcttcgtcgtccgattgaacgtccgcctgagcgtgctcggttgtgctccgcgttttccggtgttagcatcgctagcccgtgaacctttatgacgtcgtcatagccgccgcatcagcgcttccaacttcggcgtcaacctcggagtcaccatcatcatcatcgatgatgatcatcgtcgtcatcaatgtgctctttagcgttggttgatgcttttcgtctttgaaaaaaactgctcgagcgtgagctgcttgcaaccggtcgccatgttctcttcccttccccagccattgtcccctctagctccgcctcacgtcttctactgacgcctacccaatcttgtcaaaagagtcattgctgccatctaggggccaaaaatagtcattaggctaactagatctgcttgaaactttcaccacagctggccaaggctttcctccacccgtttcaaaaaaataaaaaaatggatgacttcttttaacgtcattggcggccctccgtaggtttttacatgatgtcttttaacgtccatggcagtcaaagagttaaagtcatgtgattaattacgattcaaattttaatcgcctgatgctccaaagttttaaacttttctttatctttttaattcattcacttccattgactgctataaacgtcaacaatttattgtaactatttctattagtttaacattttttcccacttttgttaacaatagtatgaaaacctagaatttttttattgtacatttagaacagatataaaatttgtgattaaacgtgagttaactagtgaaatcaagcgattaattacgattacaaattctaatctaacttttaatctttttttttaaatcttttcttcttttttttaaaaaagggggaaaaaggaagaagaagaaaagataatgaaaaattaggggcgtcaagtgACTcccgattaaaaaaacaaaacaaaagattattaaaaattaggcgtcaaaggcagtgaatgagttaagaggtgAAACTCATCATTTTTAGCCAACTGAGGACATTTGAAGCAGCACTGGCTGACCCCAAAGTCTTTATTTGTAGCTTTTTATAGTAATGCAAGCTAAAAAGTGATGACATCatggattacaataataatcacaataatgcatcagatttatttgGCGCCTTCTCTTTTGCACACTCAGATTGCTTACAATGGATACATTTATTCACATACTTGCACAATAACACTCTAGTGCCTTTAGCTACCGGTACATATTTAGCCACAGCTGCTTGACGATTACTTTCCATTGGTCGACGCTTAATTGCTGGTCCGTGAAAAATCTGTACTATTGTGTACTACTATGAACTGGTCCCTGGTGGAAAAAAGGTCTAGATGATAAACATTAGCCTGTTGCTATGGCGTTTTATGGCGACCTTTATACAAATAAGCAATTCATTTCTGGATAAAAATAACAAGATCATTTCATCATTGCACAATCGTTAATTAAGAAATAGGTATGCTACTAAACTGGAAAAATCTCATTAGAATATAAAATCTGTCACATATTTCACTCTGTAGCCTTTCAGATCAAATGCAAAAACAGTTCCTAGAAATGTTGCTATCGGTGATTTTgaaattccccaaaaaaaagaacttcATTTTTTCTTATCGGGCAAGTAATTAGTAGAATACAATCCCACTGAACATAAGAGCGCCGTCTCATGTAAAcatgatttaaataaatggctaaCTGACAACCAATTTTGTCAACATTAATGTCTGTAAAGTTATTAGTCAAGTTTATTCTACcgtttttttaaagattgtgtttgtattttaattgtatGTTGCTTTCCTGTTAACTTGTTGTTTTATATCTGTCGTCAGGCGAATTTACATTTTATGATTGAAATGTTCATTAATGCACATTCTATAACAAATAAAGAGTATACAAATAcagttaagctagcagactcaGACTCAATTCTCTTTAGAATAGAATAAAAGTTTATTATCCACCAGAGAGATGGAATATTGTCTTTGGCTCACCAAACATAGTagtaataaacataaaaacaataaaaatacacggCTGAGCAGTTCCAAGTTCCTGTCTATCTATCGGTCACTTTGCAGTGTTGAGAATATTAATGGCACTAAGGGACAAAAGATTTCTTAAATACGTTCTTAGTTGCCAGAAGGACTCTGTGGCACCTTCCCAGCTCAAACTGTCTGAATAGGGCACGGGAGCTTTGTttgatgtttagtttgacagtaaacttcaactgaggGTGGAAATCAACAGCTTAAAttctcttttttgggggaaaatatttactgataaactgctgcttgttgtgaagtgagtagAGGTCGGGTCACTGGTATATCCGGGTGCTGCTGTCATTGAATCATGTGttattttgatgatgaaattCTCCATACGTGCCTTCCAGACGCCCGGGTCAAAGACTACCCGATGGTGAACTGTCCCATCAAGATGACCAGCCTCCTGGTGGGCTACGTCATCTTCTCCGTGTACCTGGGGCCTCGCCTGATGGCCAACCGCAAGCCCTTCAACCTCAACACGGTCATGGTCCTTTACAACTTCGGCATGGTCGCCTTCAACGCCTTCATCGTGTACGAGGTACGAAGAATGCGCCCTAAAAGGCGTTTGGTGAATCTGGtggatttgatttgaatttacTGTGGATGTGTCTCGGCTCACAGTTCATGATGTCCGGATGGGGCACCACCTTCACGTGGAGATGTGATCTTATTGATCCCTCCAGCAGTCCACAGACACTTCGggtaagttaatttaaaaaaaaaaaaaaaaaaaaggaaataaatgagtcaacttttttgtttgtttttacaaaaccGTGAACGTCACATCCCACTATTTCTAAGGCACAGATAatgatatgatatatatatcGCTGCCGTCGGGCCAAAACATTGCACCTCCAATaatgtcacttttcaggagacaccaaaaaatagtttattttttcatccATTAACATTGCTTCATCAACGatagcaagccattttcaacactttaaattggtcaataattcataaaaatagcACACACACGTGTCTACACCAAAAgtacaaattattattagtattaaatAAGTATTAAATTGGTTTTGGCCCAACAGCGATATactataataattaaataataattatttgtattttgttatatatatatatatatatatatatatatatatatatatatatatatatagttgttttttttagaccttGGTTGTTATTACTTATATATTCCTACAAATAAAGGTCAAAAGACATTTGGAgctgcttttttaatttttttattttatttactaaagataaaaaaaaaaaaaaacatataaagtgGAACATTGAATAATGCACTTAAGTTCCATGAGCTCATTTGAAACCGGAAAATAAAcgtacaaaacaaaagaaaatgcatgATCTAAAACAGAGATCCATGCTTTCCATTTAAAAAGGCTAACTTTTCGTTTAACATAATAAAGAAAATGGTTGTTCgctatttgaatgaaaaaagtcACACACCGTTgtcattattacaaaaaaaaggctttgttttaattggtggaaaataaaatctaaatataACATGAAAAAAACGTGCCGATGCAAACTTTGTAGTTTTAGaacatgaaaatatttgcaATAAAGGGCCgtgggccaccccaaaatcttgaaaaatctGGTATTGTAAGAATCAATGAGTACCCAATACCTTGAAACAAAATGAGACTTGTCATCAGTGTTATATACAACAATATGTGGTTCAAtaaatgtatgtactgtacagcATTCCATTCATCTCTGTGCCAACATAACAACTTTTCCTTTCCTTCTCTCAGATGGTGCGAGTGGcttggttgtttttcttttccaagTTCATCGAACTCTTTGACACGGTGAGAGTTTGTTTAAATCAactttgtgtggaaaaaaaaaaaaagaagattattcTTACATGACATAACTGATTCTCAGTCGGCACCGTTTTAGGTATTCTTCGTTCTGAGgaagaaacaaaatcaaatcacGTTTCTCCACGTGTTCCATCACTCGTTCATGCCCTGGTCGTGGTGGTGGGGCATCATGCTGACCCCTGGTGAGGACCAGCTCGAAAACTCATACTCATTCATACGTACTGTAGTGTCGAGCATAATGTCGACGACTCCAAGATGACTGATATTTTCCCCATGACCACATCTAAGCCGGCGGGATGGGCTCCTTTCACGCCATGGTGAACTCCAGTGTCCACGTCATCATGTACACCTACTACGGACTCGCAGCGGCCGGTCCACGCTTCCAGAAGTTCTTGTGGTGGAAAAAATACATGACCGCAATCCAGCTGGTAAATCTTGCTGCAGAAGGATTTTAAGGGATTTTATGgtggattattttttgtaaGAATTTGGGCTGAGTTTGGAATGGCGCAatgtaaatttacaaaaataatcatgtgaaaatatatttatcttttcgtgtgtgtgtgatatatatatatatatatatatatatatatatatatatatatatatatatataaaatatgcttgtttagaatttttaagTTCTGACCGActttaacatttcaacatgatatatttttttaaaatctataaatgcatttattttttaaaataaaataaaaataaatttattgaGCATAAACTGTGgctaaattaaacaaatatctatttttttttaaatactgaatTTGTATGGATTTATTACGTATGAATAAGCTAGcaaacaatatttttaataaaatgtgaatatttcaaTAAAACTGAACTTTTTATAGATTTCTTGAGTATGAATTTGGGTCAAAGTTGGTGTTTTTagattaaacaaaaatacttgACATTATTTGGAATTTATATAGGTTTATTTATGAATCTGGGCTGACTAAAAGGGAAATACTAATGAAAGTACAGTACAATAAgatgaaatactgtacaataaaatgtttaatttggaCTGAatttaagatttgaaaaataaataatgcattttttctgAATATGGGCTGAATTAAATTAT is a window of Vanacampus margaritifer isolate UIUO_Vmar chromosome 2, RoL_Vmar_1.0, whole genome shotgun sequence DNA encoding:
- the elovl1a gene encoding elongation of very long chain fatty acids protein 1a, translating into MLREVGSNILEFYDDLLSKCDARVKDYPMVNCPIKMTSLLVGYVIFSVYLGPRLMANRKPFNLNTVMVLYNFGMVAFNAFIVYEFMMSGWGTTFTWRCDLIDPSSSPQTLRMVRVAWLFFFSKFIELFDTVFFVLRKKQNQITFLHVFHHSFMPWSWWWGIMLTPAGGMGSFHAMVNSSVHVIMYTYYGLAAAGPRFQKFLWWKKYMTAIQLMQFIMVSVHISQYYFMEKCDYQMPLWIHLIWMYGILFFVLFSNFWLQAYIRGKRLPTTQIKNWRDRSLPTLPLPNGTHQHNGNVNADQKDDRLHKHTNGHVEIGKVKEI